In Micromonospora inyonensis, the genomic window GCGATGTTCCGCAACGTCGACGGCAGGCCGGCGTACCTGACCATGGTCGACATCGGGGACCGGACCCCGATCGAGAAGGTGACGATCAGTGCCGGGCGGGCGAGGGTGGAGTTCCTGAAGCGCCCCGACGACCCGTCGTCGACGGTGGACGTGGTCCGCCGTACCTCCGTGTACCAGCTCGACGGGAACAGCCTCGTGGAGATCGGCTACTTCGACGACCCCGCCTGAGGCGTCCCGCCGCGAGGGTGGGGCTACCGTCCGGGCGGCCAGCCCCACCTGACCACGCTTCCGCGACCTGCTGCGCTGACCGGCACCGGCCGCCCCGCCTCACTCCGGCAACCACGGAGTTGACGACGGCCACGTCCCGACCCGCCTTATGACGGCCACGTCCCGACCCGCCTTATCAGGCTTCAGTTAACGCTCGCCGGTCCCGGTCCGGACGAAGGTTTCCGCCTACGCGTGCCCGCCGCCCTCCATCCGGGCGACGACGGGCACCGGGGATTGGATCAGAGGTGCCCGATGTCGTTGAAGCAGACCAGGGCGGGAGGTCGGTTGGTGTCCCACCGCACGATCGTCAACCCGCAGTTCTCCTGGTTGAGGCTCATCCAGCGCCACGTGGGAGCGTCCAGGACGTGCCGGACGAACCAACCGATCACGAAGTTATGCGTGACCACGAGTTCATACCGGTCCTCGGCGCTGTCGGCACCGAAGTGGTCTACAGCGGCCCGTAGGCCGAGAGCGTCCTCGTCGCGCTCCTGATTCGGAACCCGGTCCAGCCAGCGGAGAAGAGGTTCGGGGTACTCGTTCCGGTGTTCGACGGAGGGTACGGGCGTTCGGTCCATGGCGAAGTCGCAGGCGTGCCGAGGGGCATCCGGCAGGTAGTCAGCGAGCACCTCAGCGGTCTCGACTGCCCGGGGCAGCGGGCTGTGGTGCATAGTCGAGAACGTCATGTCCGCCAGCCGCCGGCCGAGCCGATCCGCCTGCCGACGGCCCCGTTCGGAGAGGCCGCCATCTGTC contains:
- a CDS encoding histidine phosphatase family protein, with protein sequence MARTLLYLVRHGEQDPALGHSTDGGLSERGRRQADRLGRRLADMTFSTMHHSPLPRAVETAEVLADYLPDAPRHACDFAMDRTPVPSVEHRNEYPEPLLRWLDRVPNQERDEDALGLRAAVDHFGADSAEDRYELVVTHNFVIGWFVRHVLDAPTWRWMSLNQENCGLTIVRWDTNRPPALVCFNDIGHL